Proteins co-encoded in one Fusarium musae strain F31 chromosome 3, whole genome shotgun sequence genomic window:
- the ERG13 gene encoding 3-hydroxy-3-methylglutaryl coenzyme A synthase (EggNog:ENOG41), producing MSRPQNIGIKAIELYVPSQYVDQVELEKFDGVSAGKYTIGLGQTKMSFCDDREDIYSFALTATSKLLKNYNIDPNSIGYLEVGTETLLDKSKSVKSVLMQLFGDNTNIEGVDTINACYGGTNAVFNAINWVESSAWDGRDAIVVAGDIALYAKGNARPTGGAGAVALLIGPNAPIVAEPGLRGTYMQHAYDFYKPDLTSEYPYVDGHYSVNCYTKALDAAYRAYCKREAKQATNGTNGASNGDDSTKTSLDRFDYLAFHSPTCKLVQKSYARLLYHDYLANADSPAFAEVAPELRDMDYEKSLTDKVVEKTFMALTKKRFQERVNPSIQVATNCGNMYCGSVWGGLASLISIVDNKALEGKRIGLFSYGSGLAASFLSFRINGSVEKISSVLSIPARLEARRGVPPETYDEMCNLRKQAHLQKDYTPKGDASTIAPGTYYLTKVDDMFKREYAIKE from the exons TATGTCGACCAGGTTGAGCTCGAGAAGTTCGATGGCGTTAGCGCCGGAAAGTACACcattggccttggccagaCCAAGATGAGCTTCTGCGACGACCGTGAGG ACATCTACTCTTTCGCCCTTACTGCTACctccaagctcctcaagaacTACAACATCGACCCCAACTCGATTGGTTACCTCGAGGTCGGTACCGAGACTCTTCTcgacaagtccaagtccgTCAAGAGTGTTCTTATGCAGCTTTTCGgcgacaacaccaacatcgagGGTGTCGACACTATCAACGCTTGCTACGGTGGTACCAACGCTGTTTTCAACGCCATTAACTGGGTTGAGTCTTCTGCTTGGGACGGTCGCGATGCTATCGTTGTTGCCGGTGATATTGCTCTCTACGCCAAGGGTAATGCTCGTCCCAccggtggtgctggtgccgTCGCCCTACTGATCGGCCCCAACGCCCCTATTGTTGCCGAGCCCGGTCTGCGTGGCACCTACATGCAGCACGCCTACGATTTCTACAAGCCCGACCTTACCAGCGAGTACCCCTATGTTGATGGCCACTACTCCGTCAACTGCTACACCAAGGCTCTCGATGCCGCTTACCGTGCTTACTGCAAGCGTGAGGCCAAGCAGGCCACCAACGGCACCAACGGTGCTTCCAACGGTGACGACTCTACCAAGACCAGCCTCGACCGTTTCGACTACCTTGCTTTCCACTCCCCTACTTGCAAGCTTGTCCAGAAGTCCTACGCTCGTCTCCTCTACCACGACTACCTCGCCAATGCCGACTCTCCTGCTTTCGCCGAGGTCGCTCCTGAGCTCCGTGACATGGACTACGAGAAGTCTTTGACCgacaaggttgttgagaagaccTTCATGGCCCTCACCAAGAAGCGTTTCCAGGAGCGTGTCAACCCCTCCATCCAGGTCGCCACCAACTGCGGTAACATGTACTGTGGCAGTGTCTGGGGTGGTCTTGCCAGCTTGATCAGCATTGTCGAcaacaaggctcttgagggcAAGCGAATTGGTCTCTTCAGCTACGGATCTGGTCTTGCTGCCAGTTTCCTGTCTTTCCGCATCAACGGCAGCGTTGAGAAGATATCCAGCGTCCTCAGCATCCCTGCCCGTCTTGAGGCCCGCCGCGGTGTTCCCCCTGAGACCTACGACGAG ATGTGCAACCTCCGAAAGCAGGCCCATCTCCAGAAGGACTACACTCCCAAGGGTGACGCCTCTACCATCGCCCCTGGTACTTACTATCTTACCAAGGTCGACGACATGTTCAAGCGCGAGTACGCTATCAAGGAGTAA
- a CDS encoding hypothetical protein (MEROPS:MER0033274~CAZy:CE10), with protein sequence MDSATLETLRTVVPLLPLIVRQGLAHILNLSDSSKYLDLRSAIIIACLRVILTPKAPRSISSVQRLTLRDSGIKGHIWVSKYASPQPPETSVRDALISTLERLGGSTCRVPVPDLVDVEAEWTGYRSGVARGAPLPDVSERERYHGMMQECKKPTTVLYLHGGAYYLCDPATHRPTTKKLAQLTGGRCYSVRYRLAPQHPFPAALLDAFVSYLTLLYPPPDAYHDPVQPEHIVIAGDSAGGNLSLSLLQLILELRRQDSPILWHGELRQVPMPAGVALNSPWLDITQSSPTWEMSTPTPCDYLPKPEAIEKRTVPPCEAWPANPPRRNMYIADDLAAHPLASLVMARSWKGAPPIYLCTGWEILAYEDKFLARKLEADGVRVVFEEYEGMPHCFAMMLRNAPATPRCYNGWASFIRAAVEDPDSIESSAVMIRAKTCEEVPLRFDQLSDVSEEDIQQRVLRKTGLEDRILETPVAKL encoded by the exons ATGGACTCAGCAACTCTGGAGACTCTACGGACAGTTGTTCCATTACTCCCTCTCATCGTCCGCCAGGGCCTAGCACACATCCTCAACCTTTCCGACTCATCCAAATATCTCGACCTGCGAagcgccatcatcattgcctGTCTTCGCGTTATTCTCACACCAAAAGCTCCCCGTAGTATATCATCTGTCCAACGACTTACACTCCGTGACTCTGGTATAAAGGGGCACATCTGGGTTAGCAAATATGCCAGTCCACAACCCCCAGAGACATCAGTCCGCGATGCCCTCATCAGCACACTCGAACGCCTCGGAGGCTCCACCTGCCGAGTCCCCGTTCCCGAtctcgttgatgttgaggccGAGTGGACCGGCTACCGGAGCGGTGTAGCCCGTGGCGCTCCGTTGCCTGACGTGTCGGAGCGGGAAAGGTATCACGGCATGATGCAAGAGTGCAAGAAGCCAACAACAGTCTTGTACTTGCACGGCGGCGCTTACTATCTCTGTGACCCAGCAACACATCGTCCTACAACGAAAAAGCTGGCGCAGTTGACGGGGGGTCGGTGTTACTCAGTGCGCTATCGACTTGCACCGCAACATCCATTCCCTGCGGCGTTGCTTGACGCTTTTGTGTCTTACTTGACGCTTCTATATCCGCCTCCGGATGCTTATCATGATCCTGTGCAACCGGAGCATATTGTGATTGCTGGTGACAG CGCTGGCGGCAATCTTTCACTGTCGTTACTCCAACTCATCCTCGAGCTCCGCAGACAGGACTCTCCAATTCTGTGGCACGGCGAGCTGCGTCAGGTTCCCATGCCAGCTGGCGTAGCACTCAACTCTCCGTGGCTCGACATTACACAAAGCTCCCCAACATGGGAGAtgtcaacgccaacgccatGTGATTATCTTCCCAAGCCGGAGGCCATCGAGAAGCGCACAGTCCCTCCCTGCGAAGCCTGGCCAGCTAATCCACCACGACGCAACATGTACATCGCCGATGACCTCGCTGCTCACCCTCTTGCATCGCTCGTCATGGCACGCAGCTGGAAAGGGGCGCCGCCTATTTACCTTTGCACGGGTTGGGAGATTCTCGCATATGAGGACAAGTTTCTTGCTCGCAAACTCGAGGCTGATGGTGTGCGAGTGGTGTTCGAGGAGTACGAAGGTATGCCGCACTGCTTCGCTATGATGCTGCGTAACGCTCCTGCAACGCCTCGGTGCTACAACGGCTGGGCATCATTCATACGTGCCGCAGTGGAGGACCCCGACAGCATTGAGTCGAGTGCTGTCATGATAAGGGCAAAAACATGCGAAGAGGTGCCATTGAGGTTTGACCAGTTGAGTGATGTTTCAGAAGAGGATATCCAACAAAGGGTGCTTCGGAAGACAGGGCTAGAAGATCGGATTCTAGAAACTCCAGTAGCTAAACTGTAA
- a CDS encoding hypothetical protein (BUSCO:EOG092643S6): MAIREDLVSSADPSVASSSVENRISFLRSKNLTQEEIDVALARTGGSAPPAPNAPYPSAPAGPPPGQQYYPPYPQHAWQPPPPPPRRDWRDWFIMATVVGGVSYGLYELGKRYVYPMVAPPTPEKLEQDKKSIEDQFDRAFTLVEQLAKDTESLKNAEKERTEKLDAAIADLETVMTDLKAANRRREDDATRIRDEVQSLKDAIPKALENQKGLTDNRLKEINTELTSLKTLVSQRMTTPSSSTGSSTVNTYMRGTAGTVGASGSSSAATPAASTSTPAAKTNGEKATVESATTTPAAEVPKPTFPSAPQLNRSSSPLANMTGKKSIPAWQMAMANQNDTSSTQVKADEPKAGASSSS, translated from the exons ATGGCTATTCGCGAGGATCTCGTATCCTCTGCA GACCCAAGTGTCGCGTCATCCTCCGTCGAGAACCGCATCTCATTCCTTCGAAGCAAGAACCTGACCCAAGAAGAAATCGACGTTGCGCTGGCACGAACAGGCGGTAGCGCACCTCCAGCTCCCAACGCGCCTTACCCCAGCGCTCCCGCCGGCCCTCCTCCTGGTCAACAATACTATCCCCCCTATCCACAGCATGCCTGGCAACCACCGCCACCTCCTCCCCGTAGGGACTGGAGAGACTggttcatcatggccacagTAGTTGGAGGCGTCTCTTATGGCCTCTATGAGTTAGGCAAG CGCTACGTATATCCAATGGTCGCGCCTCCGACACCGGAGAAATTGGAACAAGATAAGAAATCGATCGAGGACCAATTTGACCGAGCTTTCACGCTTGTTGAGCAGCTTGCGAAGGATACGGAGAGTCTGAAGAATGCCGAAAAGGAGCGAACTGAAAAGCTGGACGCGGCGATCGCGGACCTGGAGACAGTCATGACCGATCTCAAGGCTGCGAACCGTCGTCGGGAGGACGATGCGACCCGAATTCGCGACGAGGTTCAGTCTCTTAAGGACGCGATTCCCAAGGCTCTAGAGAACCAAAAGGGCCTGACTGATAACCGGCTGAAGGAGATCAACACTGAGCTCACCAGTCTCAAGACATTGGTATCTCAGCGCATGACCAcccccagcagcagcaccggCTCTTCAACCGTGAACACCTATATGCGAGGTACAGCCGGAACTGTCGGTGCCAGTGGAAGCTCTAGCGCAGCTACTCCTGCTGCCTCTACTTCGACTCCTGCTGCTAAGACCAACGGAGAGAAGGCCACAGTTGAATCAGCTACTACCACTCCTGCTGCAGAGGTCCCTAAGCCTACATTCCCCTCTGCTCCTCAACTCAACCGttcatcctctcctcttgCCAACATGACCGGCAAGAAGTCTATCCCTGCTTGGCAGATGGCCATGGCTAACCAAAATGATACATCGTCGACTCAGGTCAAGGCCGACGAGCCAAAGGCTGGGGCTAGCTCCAGCTCTTGA
- the NDC80 gene encoding kinetochore-associated Ndc80 complex subunit ndc80 (BUSCO:EOG092619RJ~EggNog:ENOG41), translated as MSQDTGLWSVRRPRETLGGINANSAIPQPGSTMKRSSSNIGGNYPGSHVRSMSGSRQSLAMPRPNQPLFQRSSSGTNLADLGLSSVKRSSFAPKASAFTPNPTTRASTDGDRRSSVYRPRQSTAPPTTHQSFFQTTPAPAGVPRDPRPLKDRSFQARIGQEILEYMVQHNFEMEMKHVLSQNVLKSPTQKDFNYMFQWLYHRIDPSHKFQKNIDQEVPPLLKQMRYPFERSITKSQIAAVGGQNWSTFLGLLHWMMQLAQMLDGYVNCQYDEACMESGIDVSGDRIIFDFLSNGYRDWLAMDEDMGDEEAERVLAPHVQSMAAAFERSNSKYTSELEMLEAENARLLKEIEDLEKSTPDPAVLDNHFKIMEEDKIKFEEYNALAMQRSEKYESRSQVLQEELDKLMEELQEADEERRSLQKAVDAQGISMQDIDRMTAERERLQRGIESAGQRLEEVKKKVTERETEASRKLDELEQMVDRYNTMAYQIALIPSTAANAKGREFELQVMVADSSDYTSTNLKGSSGPSSADRLLVDATTGYQAGHILNLDLRGQIRNSFLSLRKEISDRRAAAMEEMMKDHDLLDGIKEAIEDRRSEVEALNHRVRAAEEEYERTKEVSTAQKMASDAHIEKMEKELSRMRAGLSENVQILEQREINTTIEYEQLVLQANALREELHTEIDRMLNDVIKFKIHVQKNLDDYEGFVADELEKELGSDEMGEETRQMDM; from the exons ATGTCCCAAGATACGGGCCTTTGGAGCGTCCGTAGACCCAGAGAG ACCCTTGGTGGTATTAATGCAAACAGCGCCATTCCGCAGCCTGGTTCGACTATGAAGCGATCCAGCTCCAATATTGGCGGCAATTACCCTGGCAGTCATGTCCGTTCCATGTCGGGATCTAGGCAATCCCTTGCCATGCCACGACCTAACCAGCCTCTGTTCCAACGATCGTCATCTGGAACCAATCTTGCTGACCTTGGCCTTTCGTCGGTGAAGCGCTCTTCGTTTGCGCCTAAAGCCTCCGCCTTCACACCAAATCCTACAACACGAGCTTCCACTGATGGCGATCGGCGCAGCAGCGTGTACCGACCTCGTCAATCTACCGCTCCTCCAACGACGCACCAGAGTTTCTTTCAAACTACACCTGCCCCAGCTGGTGTACCCCGCGACCCGCGACCCCTGAAAGATCGATCTTTTCAAGCTCGTATTGGACAAGAAATTTTAGAATACATGGTCCAACACAACTTCGAAATGGAGATGAAGCATGTTCTTTCGCAAAATGTGCTCAAATCGCCGACGCAGAAGGATTTCAACTACATGTTCCAGTGGCTCTATCATCGTATAGACCCCAGTCATAAGTTCCAGAAGAATATCGACCAGGAAGTGCCTCCTCTACTCAAGCAAATGCGATATCCTTTCGAAAGAAGTATCACAAAGAGTCAGATTGCTGCTGTCGGAGGTCAGAACTGGAGTACattccttggccttcttcactGGATGATGCAACTCGCACAGATGCTCGACGGCTATGTGAACTGCCAATACGATGAGGCTTGTATGGAGAGTGGCATTGACGTTAGTGGTGACCgcatcatctttgacttcCTCAGTAATGGTTACCGGGATTGGTTGGCCATGGACGAGGATATGggtgatgaggaggctgaaCGTGTTTTGGCCCCCCATGTTCAATCCATGGCAGCCGCCTTTGAGCGATCAAATTCCAAATACACATCAGAACTCGAAATGCTAGAAGCTGAAAACGCACGACTTCTTAAGGAAATCGAGGATTTGGAAAAGTCGACACCCGACCCTGCGGTTCTTGACAACCACTTCAAGATTATGGAGGAGGATAAGATCAAGTTTGAGGAGTATAATGCCCTGGCAATGCAAAGGTCCGAGAAGTACGAGAGCCGGTCTCAAGTCCTTCAAGAAGAGCTCGACAAACTCATGGAAGAGCTTCAAGAGGCCGACGAGGAGCGACGAAGCCTACAAAAAGCTGTGGATGCCCAAGGAATCAGCATGCAGGATATTGACCGCATGACTGCAGAGCGGGAGCGATTGCAGCGCGGCATTGAGTCAGCTGGCCAACGACTGGAGGAAGTAAAGAAGAAGGTGACGGAGCGAGAGACTGAGGCGAGCCGAAAACTAGATGAATTGGAGCAAATGGTGGATCGATACAACACAATGGCGTATCAGATTGCACTAATCCCTTCGACGGCAGCCAACGCCAAGGGCAGGGAGTTTGAGCTCCAGGTCATGGTGGCCGATAGCTCGGATTACACTTCTACCAACTTGAAGGGGTCATCAGGCCCATCGTCTGCGGACCGTCTCCTTGTTGACGCCACCACTGGATACCAAGCAGGTCATATTCTCAACTTGGACCTTCGCGGACAAATCCGAAACAGCTTCCTATCGCTGCGCAAGGAAATCTCAGATCGCCGAGCAGCAGCGATGGAAGAAATGATGAAGGATCACGATCTGCTTGATGGCATCAAGGAGGCCATCGAAGACAGGCGCAGTGAAGTGGAGGCACTCAACCACCGTGTTCGAGCAGCAGAAGAGGAGTATGAAAGAACGAAAGAGGTGTCGACAGCACAGAAGATGGCCTCTGACGCACacattgagaagatggagaaggaaCTGTCGCGTATGCGAGCTGGCTTGTCTGAGAATGTGCAAATTCTGGAGCAGCGTGAGATCAACACAACAATTGA ATACGAGCAACTTGTGCTTCAGGCCAACGCTCTCCGAGAAGAGCTTCACACGGAGATTGACAGAATGCTCAACGATGTCATCAAGTTCAAGATTCATGTCCAAAAGAACCTCGATGACTACGAGGGCTTTGTAGCAgacgagctcgagaaggagCTCGGTAGTGACGAGATGGGTGAGGAGACTCGACAAATGGATATGTGA